Below is a window of Pyxidicoccus xibeiensis DNA.
CCCGGAGACGGCCGCCATCGTCGAGTACATCAAGTCGCTGCGCACCGCGAACGTTCGCGAGGGCGCCTCCGAGGGACCCGCCTATGACGCCATCCAGTAGCATCGCCTCCCCGGGCGCGGCTCCCGCGCACGACGAGCACCACGACCACCACCCGAGCTACCTGGTCGACGGCACCACCATCAAGTCGTGGCTGCTGACGGTGGACCACAAGCGCATCGGGCTGATGTTCCTGTTCTGGGTGCTGCTGTTCTTCCTCGTGGGCGGCATCTTCGCGCTGCTCATCCGGGTGGAGCTGCTCACCCCGGGCCCGACCATCATGGACGCGATGACGTACAACCGTACGTTCACGCTCCATGGCCTGGTGATGATCTTCCTGTTCATGATTCCGGCGATTCCCGCCGTCTTCGGCAACTTCATGCTGCCGCTGATGCTGGGCGCCAAGGACGTGGCCTTCCCCCGGCTGAACCTCCTGTCGCTCTACATCTACCTGGGCGGCGCCATGCTGGCGCTGTGGGGCATGCTCAACGGCGGCCTGGACACCGGCTGGACGTTCTACACGCCGTACAGCACGCACACGACGACCACCGTGGCGCCGGTGCTCTTCGGCGCGTTCATCATCGGGTTCAGCTCCATCGTCACGGGCATCAACTTCATCGTCACCACGCACACCATGCGGGCGCCGGGCATCACCTGGTTCAAGATGCCGCTGTTCGTGTGGGCCATCTACGCCACCAGCTGCATCCAGGTGCTGGCCACGCCCGTCATCGGCCTGCTGCTGGTGCTGGTGACGGTGGAGAACCTGTTCAGCTTCGGCATGTTCGACCCGGCCCGCGGCGGTGACCCGGTCCTCTTCCAGCACCTGTTCTGGTTCTACAGCCACCCGGCCGTGTACATCATGGTGCTGCCGGCCTTCGGGGTGATGAGCGAAGTCGTGGCCGCCTTCAGCCGGAAGAACATCTTCGGCTACCGCGCGGTGGCGTACTCCAGCCTCGGCATCGCCTTCGTGGGCTTCTTCGCCTGGGGCCACCACATGTTCGTGTCCGGCCAGTCCACCTTCGTGGGTGGCCTGTTCGGCGTGCTGACCATGCTGGTGGGCGTGTTCACCGCCATCAAGGTCTTCAACTGGGTGGGCACCGTCTACAAGGGCGCCGTGGACTTCAAGACGCCCTTTGCCTACTTCTGCGGCTTCCTGTTCTTCACCGTGTTCGGTGGCATGACGGGCATCGCCCTGGGCACGGTGTCGCTGGACGTCCCGTGGCACGACACCTACTTCGTGGTGGCGCACTTCCACTTCATCATGGTGGGAGCGACCATCATGGCCTTCCTGGCCGCGCTCCACTACTGGTTCCCGAAGATGTTCGGCCGCATGTACCACGAGGGCTGGGCGCTGGTGTCCGCGGCGCTCATCATCCTGGGCTTCAACGCGACGTTCATCCCCCAGTTCCTGGTGGGCAACAACGGCATGCCGCGCCGCTACTACGAGTACCCGGAGCGCTTCCAGGCGCTCAACGTGGCCTCCACCGCGGGCGCGTCGCTGCTGGCGTTCGGCTTCGTCATCATCGCGTGCTACCTGACGTACGCGCTGGTGTACGGCCGGGCCGCCGGGAAGAACCCGTGGCGCAGCAAGGGCTACGAGTGGCTGACCGAGTCCCCGCCGCCGACCCACAACTTCGTGGGTCCGCAGCCGACCTACCCCGAGGAGCCCCACTTCTACGTGGATCCGAAGAAGGCCGAGGTGCCCGATGCAGTCTAGTGTCTCCGCCGCCGGGGGGCCGGTCGCCCCCGTTCCGCGGCTCGCCATGCACTTCGCCTCGCTCGAGGTGCAGAACCACGCCGCGCGCCTGGGCATGTGGCTGTTCCTGGCGACTGAAATCCTGCTCTTCGCGGGCCTGTTCATCTGCTACGGCTGCTACCGCTTCCTCTTCCCGGAGGCGTGGGCGGCGAGCAGCGACACGCTGGACCTGACGATGGGCACGGTGAACACCGTGGTGCTCATCACCTCCTCGCTCACCGCGGCGCTCGCGGTGCACTACGCGAAGGAGGGGCAGAACAAGATGGTGGCCATCCAGATTGCCCTCACGCTGGCAATGGCCGTGGGCTTCCTCGTCATCAAGTACTTCGAGTACCACCACAAGTTCGAGGTCGGCACGCTGCCGGGCCGGTACTACTTCTACGACAAGCTCCAGATGCCGGGCGCACCGCTGTTCTTCACGGTGTACTTCTGCGCCACGGCGCTGCACGGTCTGCACGTCATCATCGGCATGATTGTCCTGACGTTCGCCATGGTGCGCGCCCTGCGCAAGGCGGACTTCGGCCCCAACAACTACACCATGGTCGAGCTGGGCAGCATGTACTGGCACCTCGTCGACCTGGTGTGGATCTTCCTCTTCCCGATGCTGTACCTCGTCTGAAGGGCTCCCCGACCATGGCCATTGCCAACGAATCCCGTCAGGAAGAGCACAACATGAGTGGGGGGCACCACAGTGCCGCCAAGTACTGGATCATCTGGGCCGTGCTGCTGGTGCTGACGGCGCTCACCGTCTGGACGGGCCCCATGCACCTGCCGAGCTTCGGTCTGGCGCTGGCGCTCCTCATCGCCACGACGAAGGGCACGCTGGTGACGCTGTACTTCATGCACCTGGCCGAGCACCGCGGCGCCAACCGCCTGGTCTTCGGCGTGTCCATCATCTTCGTGCTGCTGATGCTGGCGATTCCGCTGCTGGACTTCGGCACGCGCTTCCGTCCGTCCAACCCGCCGGGCTCGCAGTACAGCGACATGCAGGCCATCGACATCGGCGCCAACGCGCAGCAGGGCCGCTTCGGTGGCGGGCTGAAGAAGTCCGACACCACGGAGCAGTCCGAAGGACACTGAGTCAGGACGGGGCTTCAACGCCCCGCCCCACCCACGCGGCGCCGAGGGAGCTTCCCCGGCGCCGCGTTGCTTTTGCGGGCTACAGGGCGACTTCGAGGTTGAGGGCCAGCGCGGTGTCGGTGTTCACCTTCCCGGCGGGCGGCGCGCTGTCGTGCTTCACGAGGAAGCTGGCGCCCAGCGACAGGGCCTCCGTCAGCCCCACCGACAGCTGCGTCTGGCTGTTGGCCAGCACGCGCGTGTCGCCGATGACGCTGATGATGACCTCCACGTCCTCCTTGAAGACGACATTCTTGGAGAGGCCGTAGCGGAACACCGCGCCGAAGCGGGGGCCGCCCAGGTCCACGTCCTCCAAATCCAACCGGTCCGGGTAGTACTGGAAGCGCGTCTCGTAGGCGTACCGGAAGGCGGCGTCCGTGCGCAGGTAGGACACCTTGCCCTCCGGGGACTTGTCGTCCCACCACAGCACGCCGAGCCCGCCCTCGCCGGAGGTGCGCGACTCCACGCTCTTCACGTGGTCCGTCTCCACGGCGCCCAGCAGGTAGCCGCTGAGCACCTGGGTGAAGCGGCGGTCCCCGCGCAGCTCCGCGCCGGCGTTGAGCGCCACCACCTCGGAGAGGGACTCGTCGCCCTCCAGCTCCGGCGGGCGGCTGCGGCCGTAGGAGCTGTAGGCCTTGAAGGCATATATCCAGTTCTCCGTCTTGCGCTGCGCGCTGGCCAGGCCGCTGAACGTGAAGGTGGAGGCATTGCCCGTCAGCGAGATGAGGCCCGCGCCGATGGTGACGTCCCAGACGTCCTTCTTCGCTTCCGGGGCGGC
It encodes the following:
- a CDS encoding DUF481 domain-containing protein; translated protein: ARAAEAAERAANAVSGAAPAAAAPAAPAEPATAAAPEAKKDVWDVTIGAGLISLTGNASTFTFSGLASAQRKTENWIYAFKAYSSYGRSRPPELEGDESLSEVVALNAGAELRGDRRFTQVLSGYLLGAVETDHVKSVESRTSGEGGLGVLWWDDKSPEGKVSYLRTDAAFRYAYETRFQYYPDRLDLEDVDLGGPRFGAVFRYGLSKNVVFKEDVEVIISVIGDTRVLANSQTQLSVGLTEALSLGASFLVKHDSAPPAGKVNTDTALALNLEVAL
- a CDS encoding cytochrome c oxidase subunit 3 family protein — its product is MQSSVSAAGGPVAPVPRLAMHFASLEVQNHAARLGMWLFLATEILLFAGLFICYGCYRFLFPEAWAASSDTLDLTMGTVNTVVLITSSLTAALAVHYAKEGQNKMVAIQIALTLAMAVGFLVIKYFEYHHKFEVGTLPGRYYFYDKLQMPGAPLFFTVYFCATALHGLHVIIGMIVLTFAMVRALRKADFGPNNYTMVELGSMYWHLVDLVWIFLFPMLYLV
- a CDS encoding cytochrome c oxidase subunit I translates to MTPSSSIASPGAAPAHDEHHDHHPSYLVDGTTIKSWLLTVDHKRIGLMFLFWVLLFFLVGGIFALLIRVELLTPGPTIMDAMTYNRTFTLHGLVMIFLFMIPAIPAVFGNFMLPLMLGAKDVAFPRLNLLSLYIYLGGAMLALWGMLNGGLDTGWTFYTPYSTHTTTTVAPVLFGAFIIGFSSIVTGINFIVTTHTMRAPGITWFKMPLFVWAIYATSCIQVLATPVIGLLLVLVTVENLFSFGMFDPARGGDPVLFQHLFWFYSHPAVYIMVLPAFGVMSEVVAAFSRKNIFGYRAVAYSSLGIAFVGFFAWGHHMFVSGQSTFVGGLFGVLTMLVGVFTAIKVFNWVGTVYKGAVDFKTPFAYFCGFLFFTVFGGMTGIALGTVSLDVPWHDTYFVVAHFHFIMVGATIMAFLAALHYWFPKMFGRMYHEGWALVSAALIILGFNATFIPQFLVGNNGMPRRYYEYPERFQALNVASTAGASLLAFGFVIIACYLTYALVYGRAAGKNPWRSKGYEWLTESPPPTHNFVGPQPTYPEEPHFYVDPKKAEVPDAV
- a CDS encoding cytochrome C oxidase subunit IV family protein, translating into MSGGHHSAAKYWIIWAVLLVLTALTVWTGPMHLPSFGLALALLIATTKGTLVTLYFMHLAEHRGANRLVFGVSIIFVLLMLAIPLLDFGTRFRPSNPPGSQYSDMQAIDIGANAQQGRFGGGLKKSDTTEQSEGH